From the genome of Scytonema hofmannii PCC 7110, one region includes:
- a CDS encoding M12 family metallopeptidase gives MKELISENIFEDIKICIEIPPDMSEEAQKIAFEENPLNAEAIDNSSERIALITGKKWQPGRTLRVRFLDGDPVVQTKIVAIAQQWTQYANIKLVFGNDPDAEIRISLQPGGSWSYLGTDALTIAKNQPTMNYGWLKPDSSDQEYMGVVLHEFGHALGCIHEHQHPQAGIPWNRDAVYSYYMGPPNNWSKETVDQNIFQRFGTDSTQFSQYDKESIMHYSISKDLTLGGFEVPWNNQLSATDKNFMRQMYPGRAVGSGRVVIYSDSNFQGRSQELEPGRYDVNQVAIGNDHLSSLKVPSGLRVILYEHAGFQGRSKVFTSDTPYVGDDFNDFTSSLEIQVA, from the coding sequence ATGAAAGAACTTATCAGCGAAAACATTTTTGAAGACATCAAAATCTGTATAGAAATCCCACCAGATATGTCTGAAGAAGCGCAAAAAATAGCGTTTGAAGAGAACCCACTCAACGCAGAGGCGATCGATAATTCATCAGAGAGAATAGCGCTAATCACCGGGAAAAAATGGCAACCCGGTCGCACTTTGCGCGTTCGTTTTTTAGATGGTGACCCTGTCGTTCAGACGAAAATTGTAGCCATAGCGCAACAGTGGACTCAATACGCCAACATCAAGTTGGTTTTTGGAAATGACCCCGATGCTGAGATTCGCATCTCATTGCAACCAGGAGGCTCTTGGTCATATCTTGGTACCGATGCATTAACAATTGCAAAAAACCAGCCCACAATGAACTATGGATGGTTAAAACCAGATTCATCTGACCAAGAATATATGGGAGTAGTGCTTCATGAATTTGGCCATGCTCTCGGTTGCATCCACGAACACCAGCACCCACAGGCTGGAATTCCTTGGAATCGGGATGCTGTTTACAGTTACTATATGGGTCCACCTAACAATTGGAGTAAAGAAACGGTAGACCAAAATATTTTCCAACGGTTTGGTACTGACAGCACACAATTTTCCCAGTATGACAAAGAGTCAATTATGCATTACTCAATTTCTAAAGACTTAACACTTGGAGGCTTTGAAGTCCCTTGGAATAATCAACTCTCAGCCACAGATAAAAATTTCATGCGTCAAATGTACCCAGGGAGAGCGGTAGGGTCAGGTAGGGTAGTAATTTACTCAGACAGTAACTTTCAGGGAAGAAGCCAAGAACTAGAACCAGGCAGATATGATGTCAATCAAGTTGCTATTGGAAATGACCACTTAAGTTCGTTAAAAGTGCCGTCAGGGCTTCGAGTCATCCTCTACGAACACGCTGGATTTCAAGGCAGATCTAAGGTTTTTACATCTGACACGCCCTATGTTGGCGATGACTTTAACGATTTCACCTCCTCCCTTGAGATACAAGTTGCATAA
- a CDS encoding CAP domain-containing protein — protein sequence MAQMEIFSDANFVGSASGVLTDLTSAYVGDFWNDKISSIKVYSGTWQFFEHTNFQGRNFQLQPGEYFYVGDAVNDTISSFKPITETSTFAEEILNAHNKYRAEVRVQPLQWSNDLAASAQQWANHLAQTGKFEHSRSGENLALGTTGAFSVTQLVDMWGNEKQHFRNGSFPNVSSTGNWQDVGHYTQVVWRNTTSVGGGLARGNGRDILVCHYNPVGNFSGQPVF from the coding sequence ATGGCTCAGATGGAAATTTTTTCGGATGCAAATTTCGTCGGTTCGGCTTCAGGTGTACTTACAGATTTAACAAGTGCCTACGTTGGAGATTTTTGGAACGACAAAATCTCATCAATTAAAGTCTACTCCGGTACTTGGCAGTTCTTTGAGCACACTAACTTCCAGGGAAGAAATTTTCAACTTCAACCTGGTGAATACTTTTATGTAGGCGATGCTGTAAATGATACTATTTCCTCCTTTAAACCGATTACTGAAACTTCGACTTTTGCTGAAGAGATTTTAAATGCTCATAACAAGTACAGAGCCGAAGTAAGAGTTCAGCCACTGCAATGGTCAAACGATTTAGCAGCAAGTGCTCAACAGTGGGCAAATCATTTGGCTCAAACTGGGAAGTTTGAACACAGCAGATCTGGAGAAAACCTTGCTCTTGGTACTACTGGTGCTTTTTCTGTCACTCAATTAGTAGATATGTGGGGTAATGAAAAGCAACACTTTAGAAACGGTAGTTTCCCCAATGTCTCCAGTACTGGGAATTGGCAAGATGTGGGTCATTACACTCAAGTTGTTTGGAGAAACACAACTTCTGTTGGGGGTGGTTTAGCCCGTGGAAATGGCAGAGATATTCTGGTTTGTCACTACAATCCGGTAGGTAACTTTTCGGGACAACCTGTTTTCTAA
- a CDS encoding Uma2 family endonuclease, with translation MVSSFKELIDEPELDLAEDPEERLTKSGLSWQAYEAILARLEDNSHYRVTYLDGILEIVSPSIRHENIKTNLGMLLERFFYSKRIRFVPMGSSTFKNKARIAGAEPDECYCIGEAKKVPDLAIEVVVTSGNIRKLEVYRRLGVSEVWFWERYQFKLYHLRDNPEAPLATVYLDTYGYEQIKSSEFLPQLDISLIEQCISISDSIQAIDEFERNINKE, from the coding sequence ATGGTCAGCAGCTTTAAAGAACTGATTGACGAACCAGAACTAGACCTTGCAGAAGACCCAGAGGAGCGATTGACAAAAAGTGGTTTAAGTTGGCAAGCATATGAAGCAATACTAGCCAGACTAGAGGATAACTCTCATTACCGTGTCACCTACTTAGATGGAATATTAGAAATTGTGTCGCCCTCAATCAGACATGAGAATATAAAAACAAATTTAGGTATGTTGCTAGAGCGTTTTTTCTACAGCAAACGCATTCGTTTTGTACCGATGGGAAGTTCCACTTTCAAAAACAAAGCTAGAATTGCTGGAGCGGAACCAGATGAATGTTATTGCATAGGAGAAGCAAAAAAAGTACCAGACTTAGCCATAGAAGTCGTTGTGACGAGTGGTAACATAAGAAAATTAGAGGTTTACCGACGCTTAGGAGTTTCAGAAGTTTGGTTCTGGGAGAGATATCAATTTAAGTTGTACCACTTACGGGACAATCCAGAAGCTCCTCTAGCCACTGTTTACCTTGATACCTATGGATACGAGCAAATAAAGTCAAGCGAGTTTTTGCCGCAGTTAGATATTTCCTTAATAGAACAATGCATCTCGATTTCCGACTCCATTCAAGCAATTGATGAATTTGAGCGAAACATTAATAAGGAGTAA
- a CDS encoding thaumatin family protein — protein MKSKKFSSFLSGICTTLLMVSLSLLLFFINPQGAIAQDSSATNHTTRLSITNQCDFPVWMATIPNANIAPLSDGTVKLSKGQSHDYSIPSNGWAGRFWPKVGCDSNGMNCTAGEAIPPCPPSGCQPPADTKVEINFPNLSSTEQAWYNISLVDGYSIPLEIKPRGGESGSCITTNCNLSLNSCPQNETQGLGDLRVFNQGKAVQCLSPCKRWNYPSPFGLGKPETEAPGIDLCCPYDDVERCRRGPVVGTNFVRTVRQVCPTAYSYAYDDVNGLHSCPTQKSFDVTLCPVGR, from the coding sequence ATGAAAAGTAAAAAATTTTCATCTTTCTTGTCTGGAATTTGTACCACTCTGTTGATGGTATCACTTTCACTATTGCTCTTTTTCATCAATCCTCAAGGAGCGATCGCGCAAGATTCGTCAGCTACAAACCATACCACTCGATTATCAATTACCAATCAATGTGACTTTCCCGTATGGATGGCAACAATACCTAACGCCAATATAGCTCCTCTATCGGATGGTACTGTTAAACTTTCCAAAGGTCAATCGCACGATTACTCCATACCCAGTAACGGTTGGGCTGGAAGATTTTGGCCAAAAGTGGGTTGTGACTCTAATGGTATGAACTGCACTGCGGGAGAAGCAATACCACCGTGTCCTCCTTCCGGTTGTCAGCCTCCAGCCGATACTAAAGTTGAAATTAACTTTCCAAATCTGTCTTCCACAGAACAAGCTTGGTATAATATCAGCTTAGTAGATGGCTACAGCATTCCTCTTGAGATTAAACCCAGAGGAGGGGAATCTGGTTCCTGTATAACAACGAATTGCAATCTTTCTCTTAATAGCTGTCCTCAGAATGAAACACAGGGTTTAGGGGATCTTCGAGTCTTCAATCAAGGTAAAGCCGTACAATGCTTGTCTCCGTGTAAAAGATGGAACTATCCTTCTCCTTTTGGTTTAGGAAAGCCTGAAACTGAAGCACCAGGTATCGATCTATGTTGTCCATACGATGATGTCGAACGGTGTCGCAGAGGACCAGTTGTAGGAACAAATTTTGTCCGGACTGTACGCCAAGTTTGTCCTACTGCTTATAGCTATGCTTACGACGATGTAAACGGATTGCATAGTTGTCCAACACAAAAAAGCTTTGATGTAACGTTATGTCCGGTAGGACGTTAA
- a CDS encoding caspase family protein, giving the protein MTKNIYALLVGIDNYHPDSSPSVRSLTGCLNDIKAIETYLRDRISFESEWTLVESTDVPWILTNEQATRQAIINGFQQHLCKADSDDVVLFYYAGHGSQQKVPFAFSHLEPDNYNETLICYDSRTKDSWDITDKELAYLISQVSKNNPHTVVILDCCHSGTGTRDLEIVRQAPGDERQRPWDSLIFANDSVALEELASLKNQDKKMKFQGFQGKHIAIVACRSDEKAKEYTGENGQPRGAFSYFLTEALKKTKGGISYRDLVRNVSALVIAQLKEQSPQIEATDSEELNQPFLGGAIGERSQYFTLSYNTKHKSWVIDSGALHGIPKSSKGGDTLLAIFPVGSKAEELHQLTNAIAEAKVTQVLPQMSQVEIIRDSGLSQNQAYWAVVTSLPLAPLKVYIQGDTGEETGVELARQAHKEAGLNKNPSLYVDVVGSPQDAYCTLSADNGQYWITKDDRLLVAPIPEQPDRVGYTSDRASEAIQRLEHIARWNNILTLESPATSFIKPDLVEMSIQILFGQDVSASFDGDLEKRVQYTYEDGEWKPPVIQVKLTNNSSRTLYCNVLELSESYGIYLPFFEERSSISIPAYASLEGENEFFIPDDFLKRGITEYKEIFKLIVSTAEFDAGLLEQDGLNPPPQTRSLGLLDSIFNLVLERVNTREASHLSRNLDDWMTKNIAVTIVYPQDAIQIQPNSQNAQWRVAIV; this is encoded by the coding sequence ATGACTAAGAACATTTATGCACTATTAGTTGGCATTGACAACTATCATCCTGACTCAAGTCCAAGCGTGCGATCGCTCACAGGTTGTCTCAACGACATTAAAGCAATAGAAACATACTTGCGAGATAGAATTTCCTTTGAAAGTGAATGGACACTTGTGGAATCTACAGATGTGCCGTGGATTCTTACCAACGAACAAGCGACTCGTCAAGCAATTATTAACGGTTTTCAACAACACCTGTGCAAGGCAGATAGTGATGATGTCGTGCTATTTTACTATGCAGGTCACGGTTCCCAACAAAAAGTACCATTTGCTTTTTCTCATCTAGAACCAGATAATTATAATGAAACGTTAATTTGCTATGACAGCCGCACAAAAGATAGCTGGGATATCACAGATAAGGAATTGGCATATTTGATTTCTCAAGTGTCAAAGAACAATCCACATACTGTTGTTATTTTGGATTGCTGTCATTCCGGTACTGGGACAAGAGACTTAGAAATAGTACGTCAGGCTCCTGGTGATGAACGTCAACGCCCTTGGGATAGCTTGATTTTTGCCAATGACTCAGTTGCATTAGAGGAATTGGCTTCTTTAAAGAACCAAGATAAGAAGATGAAATTCCAGGGATTTCAGGGGAAACATATTGCGATCGTCGCCTGTCGTTCTGATGAAAAAGCGAAGGAGTATACCGGAGAAAATGGTCAACCGCGAGGAGCTTTTTCCTATTTCCTCACAGAAGCCTTGAAAAAAACGAAGGGTGGTATATCCTATCGAGATTTGGTTAGGAATGTGAGTGCTTTAGTCATTGCTCAACTCAAGGAACAGTCACCGCAAATTGAAGCAACCGACTCAGAAGAACTCAACCAACCTTTCCTGGGTGGTGCTATTGGCGAACGCTCTCAATACTTTACTTTAAGCTATAATACCAAGCATAAAAGTTGGGTCATTGACAGTGGCGCTTTGCACGGTATTCCAAAATCATCTAAAGGTGGAGATACCTTGTTAGCGATTTTTCCCGTAGGAAGCAAAGCTGAGGAACTACACCAATTAACCAATGCGATCGCAGAAGCTAAAGTGACTCAAGTACTACCACAGATGAGTCAAGTGGAGATTATCCGCGATAGTGGCTTGTCTCAAAATCAAGCCTATTGGGCAGTTGTTACAAGTTTACCACTGGCTCCATTAAAAGTCTATATTCAGGGTGATACGGGAGAAGAAACAGGAGTAGAACTGGCTCGCCAAGCCCATAAAGAAGCAGGTCTCAATAAAAACCCTTCGTTGTATGTAGATGTGGTGGGATCTCCTCAGGATGCATATTGCACCCTATCAGCTGACAACGGTCAATACTGGATTACAAAAGATGACCGTCTTCTAGTTGCTCCCATTCCAGAACAACCAGATAGGGTAGGTTATACAAGCGATCGCGCCTCGGAAGCTATTCAACGGTTAGAACATATTGCTCGGTGGAACAATATTCTGACTCTGGAAAGCCCAGCCACAAGTTTCATTAAGCCAGATTTAGTGGAGATGTCCATTCAAATCCTTTTTGGACAAGATGTTTCTGCTTCTTTTGATGGTGATTTAGAAAAACGGGTGCAATACACGTATGAAGACGGTGAATGGAAACCGCCAGTCATACAAGTCAAACTGACTAACAACAGTTCAAGAACACTCTACTGCAATGTACTAGAACTCTCAGAAAGTTACGGTATCTATCTGCCCTTCTTTGAAGAAAGAAGTAGTATCAGTATCCCAGCCTACGCAAGTCTCGAAGGTGAGAATGAATTTTTCATACCGGATGATTTCTTAAAACGAGGAATCACTGAGTATAAAGAGATATTTAAGCTGATTGTCAGCACCGCAGAGTTTGACGCGGGTTTGTTAGAACAAGATGGGCTGAATCCACCACCACAAACTCGTTCGCTGGGACTACTTGACAGTATTTTCAATCTTGTATTGGAGCGGGTGAACACTCGTGAAGCAAGTCATTTAAGCAGAAACCTGGATGATTGGATGACAAAGAACATTGCGGTGACAATTGTTTATCCGCAAGATGCTATCCAAATTCAGCCCAACAGTCAGAACGCGCAATGGCGTGTAGCGATCGTCTAA